From Diospyros lotus cultivar Yz01 chromosome 4, ASM1463336v1, whole genome shotgun sequence, a single genomic window includes:
- the LOC127800090 gene encoding uncharacterized protein LOC127800090, giving the protein MGNEMGNNNVSGLKEEESKPGEAAGSSAGEGDRVGDRKGENQIVPAGKDKDFHEKSEGLSSEHPSDGNAQIEYNEAPSSAEDENRVDKASETNLEENVLGANDQEIGDQTSFRQEEEGARNSTGETKSALLNEEPLESAATEGNQQERGEVEAKGNMDESVVSDAEVDETATEDESVVTCTGDDEGETNAEGEVENGLSAMELTSQSGIDNTCDEEVPGLVELARNGSSKSSEETGSEIKSSISPEESYDPQDECIVLTEDKERKTHPRPQFHEGVEDEAKADEGNASKTDPGKESMADSSRNSTVEKDSQSHEMMVAENGYQKDTSNGEVKEMSRDLEEVIQMDPETGMVSTENNHAKEEEPKEKEVIDDMEEKTENMQALESGIEATHLIDYHLLASSDTSPKCPDQNQDSEIESNAVCLTDSKQGRCSQFIVNGSSVVDTNNSAEPAVFSEVGLQNGKAEEDLQRFPGKMSVTVAETEAVAHQPTEEKSVEPKASEAEESSARFSTGSVPENPSVAVELRKSPSFGFDLPHKTRSEESDQTPLLHHDKSAFGSLQYEAISVEEKTIQVERSDSDKSRAPFLNFLKEEEKAKLMAKSQKEEDDHEKKAVKESGAITKRSGKRRPRPSIFSTCICCAAAIN; this is encoded by the exons ATGGGCAATGAGATGGGCAACAACAATGTTTCTGGGCTGAAAG AAGAAGAGAGCAAACCAGGTGAAGCTGCAGGAAGTTCTGCCGGAGAAGGCGATCGCGTAGGAGATAGGAAGGGGGAAAACCAGATAGTTCCCGCAGGGAAAGACAAAGATTTTCATGAGAAATCTGAAGGGTTGTCTTCTGAGCATCCATCAGACGGAAATG CTCAAATAGAATACAACGAGGCTCCCTCTTCAGCTGAAGACGAGAACCGTGTTGACAAGGCATCAGAGACAAATCTGGAGGAGAATGTGTTGGGAGCAAATGATCAGGAAATTGGGGATCAGACATCCTTTAGGCAAG AGGAAGAAGGGGCAAGAAATTCGACTGGTGAAACAAAATCTGCATTACTCAATGAAGAACCCCTAGAATCTGCAGCAACAGAGGGTAATCAGCAGGAACGTGGTGAAGTTGAAGCAAAGGGAAACATGGACGAAAGTGTTGTTTCAGATGCTGAAGTGGATGAGACAGCAACTGAAGATGAATCAGTAGTTACATGTACTGGTGATGATGAAGGTGAAACTAATGCTGAAGGTGAGGTGGAGAATGGTTTGAGTGCCATGGAATTAACATCACAGAGTGGAATTGACAACACTTGTGATGAAGAAGTTCCTGGCTTGGTGGAATTAGCTAGGAATGGGTCATCAAAGTCATCAGAAGAAACTGGTTCTGAGATAAAGTCATCGATATCTCCTGAAGAATCTTATGATCCACAAGATGAATGCATTGTTCTCACCGAAGATAAGGAGAGAAAGACTCATCCTCGGCCTCAGTTTCATGAGGGCGTGGAGGATGAAGCCAAGGCTGATGAGGGTAATGCCTCTAAAACTGATCCGGGAAAGGAGAGCATGGCTGATTCTTCAAGGAATTCTACAGTTGAGAAAGACAGCCAAAGCCACGAAATGATGGTAGCTGAAAATGGTTACCAGAAAGATACTAGCAATGGGGAGGTAAAAGAAATGAGCAGAGATTTGGAAGAAGTAATTCAAATGGATCCTGAAACTGGAATGGTTTCAACGGAAAACAACCATGctaaagaagaagaaccaaaagAAAAGGAGGTCATCGATGACATGGAGGAAAAAACAGAGAATATGCAGGCACTGGAGAGTGGAATAGAAGCAACTCACCTAATTGATTATCATTTATTGGCATCTTCTGATACTTCTCCGAAATGCCCGGATCAAAATCAGGATTCTGAAATTGAAAGCAATGCTGTGTGTTTGACAGATTCAAAACAAGGAAGGTGCAGTCAGTTCATTGTGAATGGATCTTCAGTTGTTGATACGAACAACTCAGCTGAGCCAGCTGTTTTCTCTGAAGTTGGATTGCAGAATGGGAAAGCTGAAGAAGATCTACAAAGGTTTCCAGGGAAAATGTCAGTCACAGTTGCAGAAACTGAAGCCGTAGCACACCAGCCTACTGAGGAGAAAAGTGTAGAACCTAAAGCATCTGAAGCAGAAGAAAGTTCAGCAAGGTTCAGTACAGGATCAGTTCCAGAGAACCCAAGTGTTGCAGTTGAGCTTAGGAAATCGCCGAGTTTCGGTTTTGATCTCCCGCATAAAACCAGGTCTGAAGAGTCGGATCAAACTCCATTGTTGCATCATGACAAAAGTGCATTCGGAAGCTTGCAGTACGAGGCAATCTCAGTGGAAGAGAAGACCATCCAAGTGGAAAGAAGTGATTCAGATAAGTCTAGAGCTCCATTTCTGAACttcttgaaagaagaagagaaggccAAACTCATGGCTAAGTCccagaaagaagaagatgaccaTGAAAAGAAAGCAGTCAAGGAATCTGGTGCAATAACAAAGAGGAGCGGGAAGCGAAGGCCGCGGCCTTCGATCTTCAGCACCTGCATCTGTTGCGCAGCTGCAATCAATTGA